In the genome of Nitrospira japonica, one region contains:
- a CDS encoding DUF3309 domain-containing protein yields MNNILLVILILLLLGALPTWPYSANWGYYPSGLLGVVLLIVVVMLLTGRLPAK; encoded by the coding sequence ATGAACAACATTCTACTCGTCATATTGATACTGCTCCTTCTCGGAGCACTGCCGACATGGCCCTACAGTGCTAACTGGGGATATTACCCCAGTGGTTTGCTTGGCGTGGTGCTTCTTATCGTGGTCGTCATGCTCTTAACTGGACGTTTGCCTGCTAAATAG
- a CDS encoding low molecular weight protein-tyrosine-phosphatase: MILIEHLEPTQTPIRYLIHKVANLALIVPLQRLTSLIHILRAKVFRKFAPRTWNLEDTMIANRHGSVQNLFFVCKGNICRSPLAEAYVKSKIKGKNHLRVFSAGLSTTPGHAANALAEAIARQYGLTLDQHRTTPVSREMIQEADLIVVMDYSQRQGLLAMYPEAHGKVVLLSSFSRGIVTHIPDPYGGTIERFDDCYHLISRSCDNLLNYIASLKSPLRGHPAGLFD, encoded by the coding sequence ATGATTCTGATCGAACACTTAGAACCAACACAGACGCCCATCCGTTACCTCATTCACAAGGTTGCGAACCTGGCGCTCATCGTCCCTCTGCAAAGACTGACGAGCTTGATCCATATTCTAAGGGCAAAAGTATTCCGGAAGTTTGCCCCGCGGACATGGAATTTAGAGGATACGATGATCGCGAACCGGCATGGTTCTGTTCAGAATCTCTTCTTCGTCTGCAAAGGGAACATTTGTCGAAGCCCGTTGGCAGAGGCGTATGTGAAGTCGAAGATCAAGGGGAAGAATCATCTGAGAGTATTTTCAGCTGGATTGAGTACTACGCCGGGTCATGCAGCAAATGCCTTAGCCGAAGCAATCGCCCGGCAATATGGCTTGACTCTTGACCAGCACAGAACCACACCGGTTAGCAGAGAGATGATTCAAGAAGCTGACCTGATTGTGGTCATGGATTATTCGCAGCGGCAGGGCTTACTGGCGATGTACCCTGAGGCACACGGAAAGGTAGTGCTCCTCAGCAGTTTTAGCCGTGGAATCGTGACGCATATCCCTGACCCCTATGGGGGAACCATTGAGCGCTTCGACGACTGTTACCACCTCATAAGCCGGTCGTGCGATAACCTCCTCAACTACATTGCGAGTCTGAAGTCCCCTCTCAGAGGCCATCCCGCCGGACTATTCGACTGA
- a CDS encoding lipid-binding SYLF domain-containing protein yields the protein MMRAFHLKTWLTMTLALLILSCAAGLKGRKEEQLAYFDHLEQDTLALLIKEHPQSEQELADAAGYTIAEKKTVKVPFVGVGDGIGLVREKASDRRSYLQFTQLQFGFGLGVRANRIVVIFQDLNKLREAAAGRWHVGIAAEATAKVGDVGAAGEGGKSDLTEKGYSTYVLTDCCVSASATIRVLRARPYSVE from the coding sequence ATGATGCGGGCATTTCATCTCAAGACATGGCTCACGATGACCTTGGCCCTGCTCATCCTGTCTTGTGCGGCCGGATTGAAAGGGCGCAAGGAAGAACAACTGGCCTATTTCGACCACCTTGAACAGGACACTCTGGCGCTCCTCATCAAGGAGCACCCGCAATCGGAGCAGGAATTAGCGGACGCGGCCGGCTACACCATCGCGGAAAAGAAAACCGTCAAGGTGCCGTTTGTCGGAGTGGGAGACGGGATCGGGCTCGTGAGAGAGAAAGCCAGCGACAGGAGATCCTATCTGCAATTTACCCAACTGCAATTCGGGTTTGGCTTGGGAGTCCGGGCGAACAGAATCGTGGTGATCTTTCAGGATCTCAACAAACTGCGTGAGGCGGCTGCCGGGAGGTGGCATGTAGGTATCGCGGCGGAGGCCACGGCCAAGGTGGGTGACGTCGGTGCGGCCGGGGAGGGTGGGAAAAGCGATCTCACCGAAAAAGGATATTCCACCTATGTGCTCACCGATTGCTGCGTCTCCGCATCGGCGACGATCCGGGTGCTGCGCGCGCGACCCTATTCAGTCGAATAG
- a CDS encoding bifunctional sulfate adenylyltransferase/adenylylsulfate kinase: MSWGKTMQAFDAETAVKCASLVTPYGGKLVDLLVPDEERDELTLRARHLPYVQLSPRALCDLELLAVGAFSPLNRFMNSQDYHGVVEEMRLAGGAVFPIPITLSVKATAAIALDKEIGLRNQKNELLATMMIEEVYEWDRTAVGERVFGTRDVRHPMIAEMSGWGGLNISGRIRVLRLPTQYGFRDIRLTPEQTRKKLHSLGYANVVAFQARHPLHRADEEFTKRAVQEKDGVLLLHPIVGMAKPGDVDQYTCVRTYQTMAERYYSHKRIVLGLLDLATRFGGPREALWHAIIRRNYGANHFIVHRDHASPGSHSTGRPFYAPYEAQELMERFSDEIGVTMLPFQELVYLPDEWRYEEQSRAPKTRRAVTISESQVREDYLNNGKALPTWFTRPEVAAILSETYPPKHRWGFCIWFTGLSGAGKSTTADILTQQLLEHGRQVTVLDGDVVRTHLSKGLGFSKEDRDTNVRRLGFVAAEVVRHGGAVVCAAVSPYRATRDEVRNMVGPEHLVEVFVSTPLEVCEQRDTKGMYAKARRGELKGFTGIDDLYEEPLAPDITLETTHCDPEDNVREIMRYLMTKGFLLDHSKRWNTLSCQSP; the protein is encoded by the coding sequence ATGAGTTGGGGGAAGACCATGCAGGCATTCGACGCGGAGACCGCAGTGAAGTGTGCCTCTCTCGTCACACCGTACGGGGGTAAGCTCGTCGACTTGCTTGTGCCGGACGAGGAACGTGATGAGTTGACGTTGCGGGCACGCCACCTTCCATATGTCCAACTCTCCCCCCGAGCGCTCTGTGATCTCGAACTTCTCGCGGTCGGTGCCTTTTCACCGCTGAACCGTTTCATGAATAGTCAGGATTATCACGGGGTCGTGGAAGAGATGCGACTGGCCGGCGGAGCAGTCTTCCCGATTCCTATCACCCTCTCGGTGAAAGCGACCGCTGCGATCGCATTGGACAAGGAGATCGGGCTGCGAAATCAAAAGAATGAACTTCTTGCCACAATGATGATCGAAGAGGTTTACGAGTGGGATCGCACGGCGGTCGGCGAACGGGTATTCGGCACGCGAGATGTGCGCCATCCCATGATCGCCGAGATGTCCGGGTGGGGCGGCCTCAATATATCCGGTCGCATCCGGGTGTTGCGGTTGCCGACCCAGTACGGTTTCCGGGACATCCGTTTAACACCGGAACAAACGCGGAAGAAATTGCACTCGTTGGGGTACGCGAATGTCGTCGCGTTTCAAGCAAGACATCCGCTGCATCGGGCGGACGAAGAGTTTACGAAACGCGCCGTTCAGGAAAAGGACGGAGTGTTGTTGCTGCACCCCATCGTCGGGATGGCCAAACCCGGCGATGTCGATCAATACACGTGCGTGCGCACGTATCAGACGATGGCCGAGCGCTACTACAGCCACAAGCGAATCGTTCTTGGGTTGCTCGACTTGGCCACGCGGTTCGGAGGCCCACGGGAAGCCTTGTGGCATGCCATTATCAGGCGCAATTACGGCGCCAACCACTTCATCGTCCATCGAGATCACGCGAGCCCGGGGAGCCACTCTACCGGCAGGCCTTTCTATGCCCCGTACGAGGCTCAGGAATTGATGGAGCGTTTTAGTGACGAGATCGGGGTGACCATGCTGCCGTTTCAGGAGCTTGTGTACCTGCCGGACGAGTGGCGGTACGAGGAACAATCGCGAGCGCCAAAAACCAGGCGTGCCGTGACTATCTCTGAGTCGCAGGTGCGGGAAGACTATCTCAACAATGGAAAGGCATTGCCGACGTGGTTTACGAGGCCTGAGGTCGCCGCGATTCTGTCTGAAACCTATCCGCCCAAGCATCGCTGGGGATTCTGTATCTGGTTCACCGGCCTGAGCGGGGCAGGTAAGTCGACCACGGCGGATATTTTGACGCAGCAGCTTCTCGAGCATGGACGGCAGGTCACCGTGCTCGACGGCGACGTGGTGCGCACTCATCTTTCCAAGGGATTGGGATTCAGCAAAGAGGACCGCGACACCAACGTCCGACGCCTGGGCTTTGTGGCGGCTGAAGTGGTTCGTCACGGCGGGGCGGTCGTGTGTGCCGCGGTGAGCCCGTACAGAGCGACACGCGATGAAGTGCGTAATATGGTCGGGCCGGAGCATCTCGTGGAAGTATTCGTGAGCACGCCGCTCGAGGTGTGCGAGCAACGCGACACGAAGGGGATGTATGCGAAGGCGCGTCGCGGTGAGTTGAAAGGATTTACCGGGATCGACGATCTGTACGAGGAGCCCCTTGCTCCGGACATCACGCTTGAGACGACGCACTGCGATCCGGAAGACAACGTCCGCGAGATCATGAGGTATTTGATGACAAAAGGCTTCCTGCTGGATCATTCAAAAAGGTGGAACACCCTTTCGTGTCAGTCCCCATGA
- a CDS encoding sulfotransferase family protein, translating to MSPTQEDTPLITQPIFVIGCNRSGTTLLFETLSRHPSLWSLYVEAQDVWYKHYPIHAEHGDRVTECPSAAVRNQVQSALYSLAHNKEYLKDRAVWQFVPRKLMQRPIVDAYKTPPIRLVEKTPANCLRIPFLARLFPDAKFIFVIRRGEDAVSSLMEGWKVWSRTDHAAWSFNRWHYLVPPGWQRWIGKELVDICAFQWMEANATAWTDLNEHCQGRYIAVRHEDLLVRPHVEYDTIWKFCELPPSKYFTAQLDSIQRRVYTTGGSAPRPDKWKDLHYTEIQSIRPLLEPLNKQFYPHD from the coding sequence ATGAGCCCAACGCAAGAGGACACACCATTGATCACGCAACCCATTTTCGTCATCGGATGCAACCGGTCTGGGACCACGCTTCTTTTCGAAACCCTCTCGCGCCATCCGTCTCTCTGGAGCCTCTACGTCGAAGCCCAGGATGTTTGGTACAAGCACTACCCCATACATGCGGAACACGGAGATCGGGTGACGGAGTGTCCCTCGGCTGCGGTGAGGAACCAGGTGCAGAGCGCCTTATATTCCCTGGCCCATAACAAAGAGTATCTGAAGGATCGAGCCGTATGGCAGTTCGTGCCGCGTAAACTCATGCAGCGCCCGATCGTAGACGCATACAAAACTCCCCCCATTCGGCTGGTCGAAAAAACCCCGGCAAATTGCCTGCGGATTCCGTTCCTCGCACGCCTGTTTCCGGACGCCAAGTTTATTTTTGTGATTCGACGAGGCGAGGACGCCGTGAGTTCATTGATGGAAGGGTGGAAAGTGTGGTCAAGGACCGATCATGCGGCGTGGTCATTCAACAGATGGCATTACCTCGTTCCGCCGGGGTGGCAACGCTGGATTGGAAAAGAGCTGGTGGATATTTGCGCGTTTCAATGGATGGAGGCAAATGCAACCGCTTGGACAGATCTGAATGAGCACTGCCAGGGCAGATACATTGCGGTCCGACATGAAGATCTGCTCGTAAGACCACACGTGGAGTACGACACGATTTGGAAATTCTGTGAATTGCCTCCATCGAAGTACTTCACGGCACAGCTCGATTCAATCCAGAGACGCGTATACACCACGGGAGGCTCAGCGCCTCGTCCGGATAAGTGGAAGGATCTGCATTACACGGAAATCCAATCCATCCGGCCCCTACTGGAACCGCTCAACAAGCAATTCTATCCGCATGACTAA
- a CDS encoding low molecular weight protein-tyrosine-phosphatase — MLIERLETVDQVLRRVIRKVVYLTLIVPLRALTGLLHILRVKVLRRIAIWMWRQDDTIIANRPRPVHSVFFVCKGNICRSPLAEAYMKSKLKGKNQLRVFSGGLDTTPGHTANAVAETIARQYGLALEGHRTTPISRDLIRQADLILVMDYSQRQSLLATYPEAQGKVSLLSSFRRGVLTHIPDPYGGTLEQFDHCYQLISQSCDNLLTYIEIPESASLHERSVH, encoded by the coding sequence ATGTTGATTGAACGTTTGGAAACAGTCGATCAGGTGCTGCGCCGTGTCATTCGAAAGGTCGTGTACCTCACGCTCATCGTCCCTCTGCGGGCGCTGACCGGATTACTCCATATTCTAAGAGTCAAAGTGTTGAGGAGGATTGCGATCTGGATGTGGAGGCAGGACGATACGATTATCGCAAACCGGCCTCGTCCGGTTCACAGTGTATTCTTCGTCTGTAAGGGCAACATTTGTCGAAGCCCGTTGGCGGAGGCGTACATGAAATCGAAGCTCAAGGGGAAGAATCAGTTGAGAGTGTTCTCGGGCGGATTAGATACCACGCCGGGACATACGGCAAACGCGGTGGCCGAAACAATTGCCCGACAATACGGTTTAGCTCTCGAAGGGCACAGAACGACACCCATCAGCAGGGACCTGATCCGTCAAGCCGACCTGATCCTGGTCATGGATTACTCACAGCGGCAGAGTCTGCTGGCGACATATCCCGAGGCACAAGGAAAGGTCTCGCTCCTCAGCAGTTTTCGTCGCGGAGTGTTGACGCATATCCCCGACCCCTATGGCGGAACGCTCGAGCAATTCGACCACTGTTATCAGCTCATCAGTCAATCGTGCGATAACCTCCTCACCTACATCGAGATCCCTGAAAGCGCCTCGCTCCATGAGAGAAGCGTGCACTGA
- a CDS encoding CYTH and CHAD domain-containing protein, with translation MLKVSPPPTSVIPLKSVVETEKKLSVEADFRLPALSGRPLPRRVFTSTYFDTLDHCLARSSITLRRRLDHGSAVWQMKLPPVHGARRELELRESSATPPAQFADALIVLHEGKHLVPIAELRTSRTGVCLLDGKRNRIEVVLDSVSVLRQGSVIQQFKELEIESLHGNDTEIETLASTLYGAGARPHDGRPKLFRALSLACHAPDDSDGDASMLDSIRHGLIRQLDTLKQCDPAVRLCGDMNDVHRIRVAARRMRTLLKAVRKATSPDWTEPLLPGLKWLGDIFALVRNLDVQMEYFRAESEQLKARDRRPLEPFLRHLQSDRELARQRLLSEMRTARYFGFISKLRDAAESPTVTDPKYTFTDAAARQFRTLRKAVRHLNANPSNAELHHVRILTKRARYAAELAQAGDGKGIGRFIKCAARFQDLLGTHQDAVLAERYVEGLLKYQGRRQAAFTAGLLAARAKQRRQEVRAELWSRWKRLKKRGNHTWS, from the coding sequence ATGCTCAAGGTTTCGCCTCCACCGACTTCCGTCATCCCTCTCAAGTCAGTGGTAGAAACGGAAAAGAAGCTTTCCGTGGAAGCCGATTTCAGGCTGCCGGCCTTATCGGGACGCCCGCTGCCTCGACGCGTGTTTACCTCCACCTATTTCGATACATTGGATCATTGTCTGGCTCGTTCGAGCATTACCCTGCGCCGCCGTCTCGACCATGGATCGGCGGTCTGGCAGATGAAATTGCCTCCCGTCCATGGAGCACGGCGAGAGTTGGAATTGCGGGAATCCTCAGCGACACCGCCGGCCCAATTTGCCGATGCCCTGATTGTGCTTCACGAGGGGAAGCATCTGGTTCCCATCGCGGAGTTGCGGACGTCGCGCACGGGAGTGTGCCTGCTCGATGGCAAGCGTAACCGGATAGAAGTGGTATTGGATTCGGTGTCGGTCCTTCGTCAAGGGTCTGTCATCCAACAATTCAAGGAACTCGAGATTGAGTCCTTGCATGGAAACGATACGGAGATCGAAACACTCGCCTCAACGCTGTATGGAGCGGGAGCGCGTCCCCATGATGGAAGGCCAAAATTGTTTCGAGCGTTGTCGCTGGCGTGCCATGCGCCGGATGACTCCGACGGGGATGCCTCGATGCTCGACTCCATCCGTCATGGCTTGATCCGTCAACTGGATACGCTCAAACAGTGCGATCCCGCCGTTCGTCTCTGCGGGGACATGAACGACGTTCATCGCATACGCGTCGCGGCCAGGCGGATGCGGACTCTCCTGAAGGCCGTCCGAAAGGCGACCTCACCAGATTGGACTGAACCTCTTCTGCCCGGACTCAAGTGGCTCGGCGACATATTTGCCCTTGTGCGAAATCTGGACGTGCAAATGGAATATTTCAGGGCAGAATCCGAACAACTCAAAGCCCGCGACCGCCGCCCGCTCGAACCGTTCCTGCGGCACCTTCAGAGCGATCGAGAACTAGCCCGCCAGAGGCTGCTGAGCGAAATGCGGACCGCGCGATACTTTGGGTTCATCAGCAAACTGCGCGATGCGGCTGAATCGCCGACCGTCACCGACCCGAAGTACACGTTCACCGATGCAGCGGCCCGTCAGTTTCGCACGCTTCGCAAGGCCGTGCGGCATCTCAATGCGAACCCGTCAAACGCTGAACTGCATCACGTCAGAATCCTCACGAAACGAGCGCGGTACGCCGCGGAACTGGCGCAGGCCGGCGATGGGAAGGGGATAGGTCGCTTTATCAAGTGCGCCGCACGATTTCAGGACTTGCTGGGTACGCATCAAGACGCAGTCCTAGCCGAACGCTATGTCGAAGGACTGCTGAAATACCAGGGCAGGCGACAGGCTGCCTTTACGGCAGGCCTCCTTGCCGCGCGGGCCAAACAGCGTCGTCAGGAGGTGCGAGCGGAGTTGTGGTCTCGATGGAAACGCCTGAAGAAACGCGGCAACCACACCTGGAGTTGA
- a CDS encoding peroxidase family protein, whose translation MICQAVERARSHKIFSWWLFLFTLASGGCASLDPGELTSCVKYTWRFQRPIPDDPALRFLGKVREETARCRGGEDAVALRRLPWVDWQNYWATGDATSRSYGPAGGIGHLLPNGRGIDGALLDLTYQRLEMIKFNLFDNSGTYEKYMRLLGDPAGVFHDPYDEMRVPEKTPLSGTAANPEYARLTAHGLTVHADGTQECHGELIRFRDRNGYCNDVFNPLMGSTNQPLARNVQFEAATFLDLDDQKISRETRNRHDHRLSLYKPNPQLISRKLFTRDQSTSENCHEGRGSATEPSTCHYEKATWFNVLAAFWIQFMTHDWFSHLDEGRNSSTMMGMGCTEELAKTIHCRPGDQTGQALVHTEDPGTFRIGDKEHLKKAHKTTLNRVTAWWDASQIYGYDETSTLRAKKDPADAARLLMRQVGEQPQESRKQEGWKQGYLPVLDQSDRGHMNPAWEGQEATAFPDNWSIGLSFFHNLFAREHNKFVEVFHQQDPEKDSGLRRPEHPDAPVPYKDVTPRELFEIARLVVSAEIAKIHTIEWTTQLLYDEPLDKGMNAQWSGLFESFPAVASAMSNSMKDLKKSGDVAEANLKYSAYAAGPGIFGLGNAIHSCWHVFFCPDKWNFTDLNDINGGTHHFGSPFNFPEEFISVYRLHPMLPDLLEYRDMSQPDRIVQTMPVVDSFRKKATGVMEHTGLANWALSMGRQRLGALTLMNHPQFLQNLPIDANGGRIDVAALDIIRDRERGIPRFNEFRRQYGLRTLTSFDDFIDHSLEESAKHDPAKQRELDRQRDMVARLREVYGSHVCHKFKLVDGKQEPNRITDAQVNEDGTPIDDCLGAADGATIDNIEDLDTIVGWLAEPVRPHGFAISETQFQVFILNASRRLFSDRFFTSSFRPEFYSHLGVEWVMNNGPAGRCVERSWLLFEKVDPSPLKCILRRTIPELEQELEHVVNAFDPWARDRGRYYDLRWKAREGAASDDAFVEATNTSARENRK comes from the coding sequence ATGATATGTCAAGCTGTCGAGCGAGCCCGTTCGCATAAAATCTTCTCCTGGTGGTTGTTTTTATTCACGCTCGCATCCGGGGGCTGCGCCTCCCTAGACCCGGGTGAATTGACCTCTTGCGTCAAATACACCTGGAGATTCCAACGGCCAATACCCGACGATCCAGCCCTGCGATTTCTCGGCAAGGTCCGGGAGGAAACCGCTCGTTGTCGCGGCGGGGAGGACGCCGTTGCGCTGAGACGCCTCCCCTGGGTGGACTGGCAGAACTATTGGGCCACGGGAGACGCGACGTCGAGGTCGTATGGCCCGGCCGGTGGGATTGGACATCTGCTGCCGAACGGACGTGGAATCGACGGAGCATTGCTCGATCTGACGTATCAACGACTGGAAATGATCAAGTTCAACCTCTTCGACAACAGCGGCACGTATGAGAAATACATGCGACTCCTGGGAGATCCAGCCGGTGTCTTTCACGACCCTTATGACGAAATGAGAGTTCCCGAAAAGACGCCATTATCCGGAACAGCCGCCAATCCCGAATATGCCAGGCTCACTGCGCACGGATTGACGGTCCATGCAGATGGGACCCAAGAGTGTCACGGCGAATTGATTCGATTCCGCGATCGGAACGGCTACTGCAACGACGTATTCAACCCGCTCATGGGCTCGACCAATCAGCCGTTGGCCCGGAACGTCCAATTCGAGGCTGCCACATTCCTCGATCTGGATGATCAGAAGATCAGCCGCGAAACCAGGAATCGACATGACCATCGGCTCTCGCTCTACAAGCCCAACCCGCAGTTGATCAGCAGGAAGCTCTTCACTCGGGATCAGTCCACGTCGGAGAACTGCCATGAGGGACGCGGATCGGCGACCGAACCTTCGACCTGTCACTATGAGAAAGCCACCTGGTTCAACGTCCTCGCCGCGTTTTGGATTCAATTCATGACCCACGATTGGTTCTCTCATCTCGACGAAGGACGGAACTCATCGACCATGATGGGCATGGGATGCACCGAGGAACTGGCGAAGACCATCCACTGTCGCCCCGGCGATCAGACCGGTCAGGCGTTGGTCCACACCGAAGATCCGGGCACGTTTCGAATCGGGGATAAGGAGCATCTGAAAAAGGCCCACAAAACGACGTTGAATCGGGTAACCGCATGGTGGGATGCCTCGCAAATTTATGGGTACGACGAGACCTCCACGCTGCGCGCCAAGAAGGATCCGGCCGATGCCGCCAGACTCTTGATGCGGCAGGTCGGTGAACAACCTCAGGAGAGCAGGAAACAAGAGGGATGGAAGCAGGGATACCTTCCGGTGCTCGATCAATCGGATCGGGGGCACATGAATCCGGCCTGGGAAGGCCAGGAGGCGACCGCCTTTCCGGACAACTGGTCCATCGGGCTCAGCTTCTTTCATAACCTCTTTGCCCGCGAGCACAACAAGTTCGTGGAGGTCTTTCATCAGCAGGATCCCGAGAAAGATAGCGGATTGCGCCGGCCCGAGCATCCGGATGCTCCCGTGCCGTACAAGGATGTCACCCCCCGAGAGCTCTTCGAGATCGCGCGGCTCGTGGTGTCGGCCGAGATCGCCAAGATTCATACGATCGAATGGACCACGCAGCTGTTGTATGACGAGCCCCTCGACAAGGGGATGAATGCGCAATGGTCCGGCCTGTTCGAAAGCTTCCCGGCCGTGGCCTCAGCCATGTCGAATTCGATGAAAGATCTGAAGAAGTCAGGAGACGTCGCAGAGGCCAATCTCAAGTATTCGGCTTACGCAGCCGGCCCCGGCATCTTTGGATTAGGTAATGCCATTCACAGCTGCTGGCACGTCTTCTTCTGTCCCGACAAATGGAACTTCACGGACCTCAACGATATCAACGGAGGCACGCACCATTTCGGATCGCCGTTCAACTTTCCCGAAGAATTCATTTCGGTGTATCGGTTGCATCCGATGCTGCCCGACTTGCTGGAATACAGAGACATGAGCCAGCCGGACCGGATCGTTCAGACAATGCCGGTGGTGGATAGCTTCCGAAAGAAGGCGACCGGGGTCATGGAGCATACCGGCCTGGCCAACTGGGCCTTGTCGATGGGTCGGCAGCGCCTCGGCGCCCTGACGCTGATGAATCACCCGCAATTTCTCCAGAATCTGCCGATCGACGCCAACGGGGGCCGGATCGACGTGGCCGCGCTCGACATCATCCGGGACAGGGAACGAGGCATTCCGAGGTTCAATGAGTTTCGCCGGCAATACGGGCTTCGGACGTTGACGAGCTTCGACGATTTCATCGATCACAGTCTCGAGGAATCCGCGAAACACGACCCGGCCAAACAGCGAGAGCTCGATCGACAGCGAGACATGGTCGCCCGGCTCAGAGAGGTGTACGGATCGCACGTCTGCCACAAGTTCAAACTCGTGGACGGCAAGCAAGAACCCAACAGGATTACGGATGCGCAGGTGAACGAGGACGGGACGCCGATCGATGACTGTCTGGGGGCTGCGGACGGCGCCACGATCGACAACATCGAAGACCTCGATACCATCGTGGGCTGGCTCGCTGAACCCGTTCGGCCGCACGGCTTTGCGATCTCAGAGACGCAATTCCAGGTCTTCATTCTCAATGCGTCACGGCGGCTGTTCAGCGACCGTTTCTTTACGTCCAGTTTCCGGCCCGAATTCTACTCGCATCTGGGCGTCGAATGGGTCATGAATAACGGGCCGGCGGGTCGATGCGTGGAACGGTCGTGGCTCTTGTTCGAGAAAGTCGATCCCTCGCCGCTCAAGTGCATCTTGCGTCGGACGATCCCCGAATTGGAGCAAGAACTCGAACACGTGGTCAACGCGTTCGATCCATGGGCGCGCGACCGAGGGCGTTACTATGACTTGCGGTGGAAAGCGCGTGAGGGCGCGGCGTCAGACGACGCATTCGTCGAAGCAACCAATACAAGTGCGCGCGAGAATCGCAAATAA
- a CDS encoding DUF488 domain-containing protein: protein MIRIKRVYSEVGSRDGMRILVDRVWPRGISKDRAHVAEWRKDLAPSTTLRKWFGHEPARWTEFRRRYRTELVRSGMMDELQKLRRLSRKRSITLVYGAADETHNQAAALMDFITKPAGPPSRAPRRRRA, encoded by the coding sequence ATGATACGGATCAAACGCGTGTACAGCGAAGTCGGCTCCCGGGACGGCATGAGGATTCTCGTGGACCGGGTTTGGCCCAGGGGTATCAGTAAAGACCGGGCCCACGTCGCTGAATGGCGAAAGGACCTGGCGCCGAGCACGACGCTTCGCAAATGGTTCGGGCATGAACCGGCCAGATGGACCGAATTTCGCAGGCGGTATCGAACGGAATTAGTCCGCTCGGGAATGATGGACGAGTTGCAAAAGTTGCGGCGCCTGTCGCGAAAGAGATCGATCACCCTTGTCTATGGCGCAGCCGACGAGACGCACAACCAGGCAGCGGCCTTAATGGACTTCATCACAAAGCCGGCCGGACCGCCATCGAGAGCACCCCGCCGTCGCCGAGCATGA
- a CDS encoding VOC family protein yields MASQVRPIPEGYHTVSPHLAIRGGLEAMEFYKKAFGAEERGRFMTPDGKQLMHGEVKIGDSIVMLGEENPQRGCPGPQSIGGTTVGLFLYVQDADRVFNQAIAAGAKSIMPVADMFWGDRAGTVADPFGHQWTIATHKEDVPPEELKKRGQAFFEQMARQNS; encoded by the coding sequence ATGGCATCACAAGTACGGCCGATTCCCGAGGGCTATCATACGGTCAGCCCGCACCTTGCGATACGCGGTGGCTTGGAGGCCATGGAGTTCTACAAGAAAGCATTCGGCGCGGAGGAGCGTGGCCGGTTCATGACGCCCGACGGCAAACAGCTGATGCATGGCGAGGTCAAGATTGGAGATTCGATCGTCATGCTAGGCGAGGAGAACCCCCAACGGGGTTGCCCCGGTCCCCAGAGCATCGGCGGCACGACGGTCGGCCTGTTTCTCTATGTGCAAGACGCTGACAGAGTGTTCAATCAAGCGATAGCTGCGGGTGCGAAATCGATCATGCCGGTGGCGGACATGTTTTGGGGCGACCGCGCCGGTACCGTGGCCGACCCCTTCGGCCACCAGTGGACCATTGCCACGCACAAAGAGGACGTGCCTCCCGAGGAATTGAAGAAGCGGGGCCAGGCATTTTTCGAACAAATGGCCCGGCAGAACTCTTAG